The Desulfatitalea tepidiphila genome window below encodes:
- a CDS encoding B12-binding domain-containing radical SAM protein, with protein MNILLIYPKFPETFWSFTYALRFIKKRSAFPPLGLLTVAAMLPGEWPKRLVDENTEALTEEDLAWADLALIGAMALQRKGVDRIIARCKSKGLKVVAGGPLFTAEPEAFPQVDHLVLGEAELSLPEFIADLNDGCPKRFYQADGYPDIGETPVPLWDLISMRRYASMNIQYSRGCPFDCDFCNITALFGRTPRIKAPQQIIAELDAMYAAGWRGNVFFVDDNFIGNKRSLKTHLLPALIEWRKDKKGCVFFTEASINLADDPELMEMMAKAGFDAVFIGIETPDEDSLAECCKIQNKNRDLIQDVKKIHRSGLQVMGGFIVGFDSDTPSIFQRQIDFIQNSSIVTAMVGLLQAPPGTRLFDRLAGERRICAEFSGDNVDGRTNIIPTMGLARLTEGYLAIMKHIYSPRGYYRRIKGILRELKSPSATVPPDWQRLLAFWRACLRLGVLGKERYQYWRLMMWTLVRRPRMLPLAVTLAIYGYHYRRICELHILGAQ; from the coding sequence ATCGGCCTTTCCGCCGCTGGGCCTGCTCACCGTGGCCGCCATGCTGCCCGGCGAATGGCCCAAGCGCCTGGTGGATGAAAACACCGAGGCACTCACCGAAGAAGATCTGGCTTGGGCGGACCTGGCCCTCATCGGTGCCATGGCCCTGCAACGCAAAGGGGTGGATCGCATCATCGCGCGCTGCAAAAGCAAGGGATTGAAAGTGGTGGCCGGCGGGCCGCTTTTTACAGCGGAACCGGAGGCGTTCCCGCAGGTGGATCACTTGGTTCTGGGTGAGGCCGAACTCAGCTTGCCTGAATTCATCGCGGATCTCAACGACGGCTGCCCGAAAAGATTCTACCAGGCCGACGGCTACCCCGACATCGGCGAAACCCCTGTTCCTCTTTGGGATTTGATTTCCATGCGTCGCTATGCATCCATGAACATCCAGTACTCCAGAGGGTGCCCTTTCGACTGCGATTTCTGCAATATCACGGCGCTGTTCGGCCGCACGCCGCGCATCAAAGCGCCGCAACAGATCATCGCGGAACTGGACGCCATGTATGCCGCCGGTTGGCGCGGCAATGTATTTTTTGTGGACGACAATTTCATCGGCAACAAGCGCTCCCTTAAGACGCATTTGCTTCCTGCCCTGATCGAGTGGCGCAAGGATAAAAAAGGATGCGTTTTTTTTACGGAGGCCTCGATCAATCTGGCCGATGATCCAGAACTTATGGAAATGATGGCCAAAGCGGGGTTCGATGCGGTATTTATCGGTATCGAAACGCCGGACGAAGACAGCCTCGCCGAATGCTGCAAAATCCAGAATAAGAACCGGGATTTGATCCAGGATGTGAAAAAGATACACCGCTCCGGGTTGCAGGTCATGGGGGGGTTCATCGTCGGCTTCGACAGTGACACGCCCTCTATCTTTCAACGCCAGATCGACTTCATTCAGAACAGCAGTATCGTAACGGCCATGGTGGGCCTGCTGCAGGCGCCTCCAGGCACCCGGCTGTTTGATCGCCTGGCGGGCGAACGCCGTATCTGCGCTGAATTTTCCGGCGACAACGTGGATGGCCGCACCAATATCATCCCGACCATGGGCCTGGCTCGCCTCACCGAGGGGTATCTCGCCATTATGAAGCACATCTATTCTCCCCGGGGCTATTACCGGCGAATCAAAGGGATTTTAAGAGAGCTCAAGTCGCCGTCGGCGACCGTTCCGCCCGATTGGCAGCGACTCCTCGCATTCTGGCGGGCCTGCCTGCGGCTCGGGGTCCTGGGCAAGGAAAGATATCAATACTGGCGACTCATGATGTGGACGCTGGTGAGAAGGCCGCGAATGCTTCCCCTGGCAGTGACCCTGGCCATCTATGGATACCATTACCGGAGAATTTGCGAGCTTCATATCCTCGGCGCACAATAG
- the hflK gene encoding FtsH protease activity modulator HflK yields the protein MTEWNQPPGGSALTLEEMIENVRQQFKRFKGGPLLILAIVLLAAVFWTAWFTVQPEETGIVQRFGKVMREAGPGLHFKLPFGIEKVRRLPTARVLKEEFGFRTVAAVPGEKTRYDTRGSYKDESLMLTGDLNVIDVQWIIQYRIEDPIRYLFQVRDAPKTIRDTTEAVMRRAVGNRLGSDVLTTGRVAVASEAKNEIQKILTAYEAGVRLVTVELQDVTPPDTVKPAFNEVNESRQDKERTINKAQEQANREIPKARGVAAQSISEAEGYALERVNRAEGEATRFEAILSQYQQAPQVTRRRLYLEAMTGLLADMKALYIVDNDQKAMVPWLPLESGPQPPVQGRQP from the coding sequence ATGACCGAATGGAATCAACCCCCAGGGGGATCAGCACTCACATTGGAAGAAATGATAGAGAATGTCCGCCAGCAGTTTAAAAGATTCAAAGGCGGTCCGCTCCTTATCCTCGCCATCGTCCTATTGGCGGCTGTCTTCTGGACCGCCTGGTTCACCGTCCAGCCCGAAGAGACGGGGATCGTGCAGCGCTTCGGGAAAGTCATGCGCGAGGCCGGCCCGGGACTGCATTTCAAACTGCCGTTCGGCATCGAAAAGGTGCGCCGGTTGCCCACGGCCCGCGTGCTCAAAGAGGAGTTCGGGTTTCGCACAGTGGCCGCCGTCCCCGGCGAGAAGACCCGCTATGATACGCGCGGCTCGTACAAAGACGAATCCCTGATGCTCACTGGAGACCTGAACGTCATCGATGTACAGTGGATCATTCAGTACCGCATCGAAGACCCGATCCGCTACCTGTTCCAGGTCCGCGACGCCCCCAAAACGATCCGGGATACCACCGAGGCGGTCATGCGCCGGGCGGTCGGCAATCGCCTGGGCAGCGACGTGCTGACCACCGGGCGGGTGGCAGTGGCCAGTGAAGCGAAAAACGAGATCCAGAAGATCCTTACGGCATACGAAGCCGGAGTACGCCTGGTGACCGTGGAACTTCAGGATGTAACGCCGCCGGACACCGTGAAACCGGCCTTCAATGAAGTCAACGAATCGCGTCAGGACAAGGAGCGCACGATCAACAAGGCCCAGGAGCAGGCCAACCGAGAAATTCCCAAGGCCAGGGGCGTGGCGGCGCAAAGTATCAGCGAGGCCGAAGGTTACGCCCTCGAGCGTGTGAATCGGGCCGAAGGCGAGGCCACCCGTTTCGAGGCCATTCTTTCACAGTATCAGCAGGCACCGCAGGTCACGCGTCGGAGACTCTATCTGGAGGCCATGACCGGCTTGCTGGCCGACATGAAGGCGCTCTACATCGTCGATAATGACCAGAAGGCCATGGTACCCTGGCTCCCCCTGGAGTCCGGCCCGCAACCACCAGTGCAAGGGAGGCAGCCATGA
- the hflC gene encoding protease modulator HflC, with the protein MKFTLKAALIAIAVVFAIALYSGLYTLEEGQQAIVVQFGRPVGETVTEAGLHVKLPFVQEVRRFEKRLLVWDGDPNQVPTKGREFIWVDTTARWRIADAKKFLENVASEEGAQSRLNDILDSVVRDQVSSSELVELVRSASWEVPEDDALKEIPKEREEELKREIARGREEITRTILAEARKIIPQYGIELVDVRIKRLDYVESVREKVYERMISERKRIAAQFRSEGEGRSAEILGTMEKELRQIRSTAYRRVQEVQGQADADATRIYGNAYNKNPEFYAFLRTLESYKEKTNTNAVLILTTDSDFYQYIKEVNPGHAQVPLARASGRR; encoded by the coding sequence ATGAAGTTTACTTTGAAAGCAGCGCTCATCGCCATAGCGGTGGTATTTGCTATCGCCCTCTACAGCGGTCTTTACACTCTGGAAGAGGGCCAGCAAGCCATTGTCGTGCAGTTCGGCCGTCCCGTTGGCGAAACAGTGACCGAGGCGGGACTGCATGTAAAACTGCCCTTCGTGCAAGAGGTCCGGCGCTTCGAAAAGCGTCTGCTCGTCTGGGACGGTGACCCGAACCAGGTGCCGACCAAAGGGCGCGAGTTCATCTGGGTGGATACCACGGCCCGCTGGCGAATCGCCGACGCTAAAAAATTTCTGGAAAACGTGGCCAGTGAAGAGGGCGCCCAGTCGCGCCTGAACGACATCCTCGATTCCGTGGTGCGCGATCAGGTGTCGAGCAGCGAACTCGTCGAGCTCGTGCGCAGCGCATCGTGGGAGGTGCCCGAGGACGACGCATTGAAAGAGATCCCAAAGGAGCGCGAAGAAGAGCTGAAAAGGGAAATTGCGCGCGGCCGTGAGGAGATCACCCGAACGATCCTGGCGGAAGCACGCAAGATCATACCGCAGTATGGCATCGAACTGGTGGATGTGCGTATCAAGCGCCTCGACTATGTGGAAAGTGTCCGCGAAAAGGTGTACGAACGCATGATCTCCGAACGCAAGCGAATTGCCGCGCAGTTCCGTTCCGAAGGCGAAGGGCGCAGCGCTGAAATTCTCGGGACCATGGAGAAAGAGCTGCGCCAGATCCGCTCCACGGCCTACCGCCGGGTGCAGGAGGTTCAGGGCCAGGCCGACGCGGATGCCACGCGCATATACGGAAATGCCTACAATAAAAATCCCGAATTTTACGCCTTTTTGCGCACCCTTGAAAGTTACAAGGAGAAAACCAATACGAACGCCGTGCTGATCCTCACCACGGACAGCGACTTTTATCAATATATCAAAGAGGTGAATCCGGGCCACGCCCAGGTTCCTTTGGCTCGAGCATCAGGGAGGCGTTAG
- a CDS encoding lipopolysaccharide assembly protein LapA domain-containing protein — protein MKPKLIIGAILAGLAVVFIIQNVTVMELRFLFWTLSMSGALLMFFILAAGIILGWLLHGIFNRRKAHPNAKKDDDSVQTTA, from the coding sequence ATGAAGCCTAAACTCATCATCGGAGCAATCCTGGCCGGACTGGCGGTCGTATTTATCATCCAGAATGTCACGGTCATGGAACTGAGGTTCCTGTTCTGGACCCTGTCCATGTCAGGCGCGTTGTTGATGTTTTTCATATTGGCGGCGGGCATCATTCTAGGCTGGTTGCTTCACGGCATCTTCAATAGAAGAAAGGCCCATCCCAATGCCAAGAAGGATGATGATAGCGTCCAGACAACGGCCTGA
- a CDS encoding phosphotransferase, which produces MSRTYLGRLPESDPLHGYLDNDIRPLIDDASVNAGYRVFRLNGSNDVYLYEDRCTGAKVVGKFFLSSRKRNTEKAAAHLTREFDSLRRMRDIGLVGFPHHIVRPLGRNFSLNALLVTEYCEGELFSKSIRFAIKNGETGRLYDKLTAFAYFLSEFHNRTAIGAGVDFNLDCAYMDRLIKRLLEINAMGWDEVHELCWLRDQWHHQPRMWEDRQVTVHGDATPDNFIFGDSLGVIALDLERSKCADRVFDTGRMAGELKHFFMQATGDKNAAEPFIGHFLWEYACHFPDREDAFRSTTGRTPFYMGITLLRIARNSWIEPEYRRRLIDEAKICLRSF; this is translated from the coding sequence ATGAGCAGGACGTATCTCGGGCGACTGCCGGAAAGCGATCCGCTTCACGGCTATCTTGATAATGATATCCGGCCCCTAATCGACGACGCGTCAGTTAACGCCGGCTACCGTGTTTTTCGTCTCAACGGTTCCAACGATGTGTACCTGTACGAAGACAGATGCACGGGCGCCAAGGTCGTCGGGAAGTTTTTTCTTTCGTCCCGGAAACGAAACACGGAGAAGGCCGCCGCGCATCTGACGCGTGAATTCGACAGCCTTCGCAGAATGCGTGACATCGGCCTGGTCGGTTTTCCTCACCACATTGTTCGCCCACTTGGCCGCAACTTTTCGCTGAACGCACTTCTGGTCACCGAGTACTGCGAAGGTGAACTGTTCAGCAAATCGATTCGGTTCGCGATCAAAAACGGTGAGACAGGCCGCCTTTATGACAAGCTGACGGCGTTCGCCTATTTTTTGTCCGAATTTCACAACCGGACCGCAATTGGTGCTGGCGTCGATTTCAATCTGGACTGTGCCTATATGGATCGGCTGATAAAAAGGCTCCTCGAAATCAACGCCATGGGCTGGGACGAAGTGCATGAACTCTGCTGGCTGCGCGACCAGTGGCATCATCAGCCGAGGATGTGGGAGGATCGACAGGTGACGGTGCATGGCGATGCGACGCCGGATAACTTCATATTTGGAGACAGTCTGGGCGTGATCGCGCTGGACCTGGAACGGAGCAAGTGTGCGGACCGCGTTTTCGACACCGGCCGCATGGCCGGCGAGTTGAAACATTTTTTCATGCAGGCGACCGGGGACAAAAACGCTGCCGAACCTTTCATCGGCCACTTCCTATGGGAGTACGCATGTCACTTCCCGGACCGCGAAGACGCCTTTCGTTCGACCACCGGCCGCACGCCCTTTTACATGGGCATCACTTTGCTGCGCATTGCACGCAACAGTTGGATCGAACCCGAATACCGCCGACGCCTGATCGATGAAGCAAAAATATGCCTGAGGAGCTTTTGA
- a CDS encoding HAD family hydrolase, producing the protein MPEELLMLIRGLIFDINGTLTDIHTNEWHEDIYRILANLLSYQGIALGPHEVKDAYFQIMKEQRAASNERYPEFDAVGIFREIMTRHATEFTRRLPPEKLEQLPLFLAETYRAASRFQLQLYNGVAETVRQLRLNYHLAIISDGQSAYAVPELNAVGLFDTFDPVIISGDLGYRKPDPRLFENALTRMQMAPSEVLYVCNDMYRDVYGAQKAGIKTIFFRSNQGQQEKEDVQPDYIIYHFPELLHAVRFFEKQ; encoded by the coding sequence ATGCCTGAGGAGCTTTTGATGCTGATACGCGGGCTCATTTTCGATATCAATGGAACGCTGACGGACATTCACACGAACGAATGGCACGAGGATATCTATCGTATTCTCGCCAACCTGCTTTCCTATCAGGGAATTGCGCTCGGCCCGCATGAAGTCAAGGATGCGTACTTTCAGATCATGAAGGAACAGCGCGCGGCTAGCAATGAACGCTACCCGGAGTTCGATGCGGTCGGCATCTTTCGCGAGATCATGACGCGGCATGCCACGGAGTTCACGCGCCGACTGCCGCCTGAAAAGCTGGAGCAGCTCCCGCTCTTCCTTGCCGAAACCTACCGTGCCGCGTCACGCTTCCAGCTGCAGCTATACAACGGTGTGGCGGAAACCGTCAGACAACTGCGTTTGAATTATCATCTGGCCATCATCTCGGACGGTCAGTCCGCCTATGCGGTCCCGGAGTTAAACGCCGTCGGACTGTTTGACACTTTCGACCCGGTCATCATTTCAGGCGATTTAGGTTATCGCAAACCCGACCCGCGGCTGTTCGAAAATGCCCTGACGCGCATGCAAATGGCGCCGTCAGAAGTTTTGTACGTGTGCAACGACATGTATCGAGACGTTTATGGGGCCCAGAAAGCGGGAATAAAAACAATCTTCTTCCGATCGAATCAGGGGCAACAGGAGAAAGAGGACGTGCAGCCGGACTATATCATTTATCATTTTCCGGAACTGCTCCATGCCGTTCGCTTCTTTGAGAAGCAATGA
- a CDS encoding NADP-dependent oxidoreductase: protein MTHLMSREVRLASRPTGLPGAANFTMASTEIAPLKDQQVLVRNRFMSVDPYMRGRMNAGKSYVPPFEVGEVLQGGAVGEVVESRAEAFQAGDIVVSNFGWRELFVASPEELHAVDGDVEPLSVYLGALGMTGMTAWVGLNLVDVKPGDVVYISGAAGAVGSVAGQLAKLRGCRVIGSAGSTGKISFLRDECGFDSAFNYKTGPVLEQLNAAAPDGIDVYFDNVGGEALEAALSALRVHGRIVACGSISGYNAEKSRPGPSNLFNVITKRLTMKGMIVSDWLDRQTQFEKEVGGYYRAGRLKHRETVMAGIDKAVEAFLGLFEGKNVGKMVVKLS, encoded by the coding sequence ATGACCCATCTAATGAGTCGCGAGGTGCGCCTGGCATCCCGCCCCACAGGGCTTCCAGGCGCGGCCAATTTTACAATGGCGAGTACTGAAATAGCGCCGCTAAAAGATCAACAGGTGCTGGTTCGCAACCGTTTTATGTCGGTGGACCCCTATATGCGCGGTCGCATGAATGCTGGAAAATCCTATGTCCCGCCGTTCGAGGTGGGGGAGGTGCTCCAAGGTGGAGCCGTCGGCGAGGTCGTCGAATCGCGCGCCGAAGCGTTCCAAGCGGGTGATATCGTGGTTTCCAACTTCGGATGGCGGGAACTCTTCGTCGCCTCACCGGAAGAGCTGCACGCGGTCGACGGCGATGTCGAGCCGCTCTCGGTTTATCTTGGCGCCCTCGGCATGACGGGGATGACCGCCTGGGTGGGGCTGAATCTGGTGGATGTCAAACCCGGCGACGTCGTTTATATTTCCGGGGCGGCCGGTGCGGTTGGCAGCGTGGCCGGACAACTCGCGAAACTGCGTGGGTGCCGGGTCATTGGTTCGGCCGGTTCAACCGGGAAAATCTCTTTTCTGAGAGATGAATGCGGATTCGATAGTGCCTTCAATTACAAAACCGGTCCCGTACTCGAACAACTCAACGCCGCGGCACCGGACGGGATCGATGTCTACTTCGACAATGTCGGCGGCGAGGCCCTCGAGGCAGCGCTCTCGGCGTTGCGGGTGCATGGCCGGATCGTCGCCTGCGGCAGCATCTCCGGCTACAACGCCGAAAAATCGCGGCCCGGCCCTTCCAACCTGTTTAACGTGATTACCAAACGGCTGACGATGAAAGGCATGATCGTCAGCGACTGGCTCGATCGTCAGACCCAATTTGAAAAAGAAGTGGGGGGATACTATCGCGCCGGCAGACTGAAGCATAGGGAAACGGTAATGGCAGGCATCGATAAGGCGGTGGAGGCATTCCTCGGGCTCTTTGAGGGTAAAAATGTGGGAAAGATGGTGGTGAAACTGTCTTAG
- a CDS encoding sigma-54 interaction domain-containing protein: protein MPKAFLDIFNSILGSIREPLLVLDPDLKVVTANASFYQTFDVQPSETEGVLIYDLGDRQWDIPKLRELLEQVLPRNTNFHDFEVEHVFRNIGRKIMHLNARRIHSKANQTQLILLAIEDVTDREHYKRQLEQIVARRTADLNAAKQAAEQSRQAAEDALVEINKLKDQLEAERSYLQEEIKLEYNYENIVGQSDAINYVFYKIEQIAGTDTNVLILGETGTGKELVARAIHGLSPRKDRALVKMNCAALPANLIESELFGHEKGAFTGANARRLGRFEIADGATLFLDEIGELPLELQPKLLQVIDNGEFERLGSSDTIQVDVRIIAATNRNLEEEVRRGAFRKDLWYRLNVFPITLPPLRDRLEDIPLLVNYYVDRIAKRLGKSIITVPAGVMDALRQYHWPGNVRELENVLERAVINSSGPKLRLVDELKKPPRNTAKPEQTLESVERDYIQQVLEQVEWKVSGKNSAAEILGLDRSTLRARMRKLNIRKP from the coding sequence ATGCCAAAAGCTTTTCTGGATATCTTCAACAGCATCCTGGGGTCGATTCGTGAACCCTTGCTGGTGCTGGACCCGGATCTGAAAGTGGTCACCGCCAATGCGTCGTTCTACCAGACCTTCGATGTCCAGCCGAGTGAGACCGAGGGCGTCCTGATTTACGATCTCGGCGATCGTCAGTGGGACATCCCCAAGCTCAGGGAATTGCTCGAACAAGTCCTTCCTCGGAATACCAATTTCCATGATTTCGAGGTGGAACATGTATTCAGGAATATCGGCCGCAAAATCATGCACCTGAATGCCAGACGGATCCACAGCAAGGCCAACCAGACCCAGCTGATTTTATTGGCCATCGAGGATGTCACCGATCGCGAACACTACAAAAGACAACTCGAGCAGATCGTTGCCAGACGAACGGCCGACCTCAACGCGGCCAAACAAGCGGCGGAGCAGAGCCGGCAGGCCGCCGAAGACGCGCTTGTCGAAATCAACAAGCTCAAGGACCAGCTCGAAGCCGAGAGATCCTATCTTCAAGAGGAGATCAAGCTCGAATACAATTATGAGAATATCGTCGGCCAAAGCGATGCGATCAATTACGTGTTTTACAAGATCGAGCAAATCGCCGGTACCGACACCAACGTCTTGATTCTCGGGGAAACCGGGACGGGCAAGGAGTTGGTGGCGCGCGCCATCCACGGTCTGAGTCCGCGCAAGGATCGCGCCCTGGTCAAGATGAATTGCGCTGCCTTGCCCGCCAATCTGATCGAAAGCGAACTGTTCGGCCACGAAAAAGGCGCCTTCACCGGGGCGAACGCCAGACGATTGGGGCGCTTTGAAATCGCCGACGGTGCCACCTTGTTCCTGGACGAGATCGGCGAACTCCCCCTGGAACTGCAGCCCAAACTGCTCCAGGTCATCGATAACGGGGAGTTTGAACGCCTGGGCAGCTCCGACACGATCCAAGTCGATGTCCGCATCATCGCCGCCACCAACCGCAACCTGGAAGAGGAGGTCCGCAGGGGCGCTTTTCGGAAGGATCTGTGGTACCGGCTCAACGTGTTCCCCATCACCTTGCCGCCCCTGCGCGATCGCCTGGAGGATATCCCGCTGCTGGTCAATTATTATGTGGACCGAATCGCGAAAAGACTGGGAAAATCCATAATAACCGTCCCGGCGGGCGTAATGGACGCGCTGCGGCAGTACCACTGGCCCGGCAATGTCCGCGAGCTGGAAAATGTTCTGGAACGGGCGGTGATCAACTCCTCGGGACCCAAGTTGCGGCTGGTGGATGAGCTGAAAAAGCCGCCCAGGAACACCGCGAAGCCTGAACAGACCCTGGAAAGTGTCGAACGGGACTACATTCAACAGGTACTGGAACAGGTCGAGTGGAAAGTGAGCGGCAAAA